A stretch of DNA from bacterium:
TTCTGATGCTGCTTTTTGTTAGCGCCGGCTTCCTGGTGCGCTACAGACTGTTTACAGCTTACCTTGTTTTTATTTTCTTGTATCCACTGTTACCCTCACAGTTTCAGTACCTTTTCAAGCTTGATCTTGTTGAATTCCTTTTTCTTTCTCTGGCTTTCTGGTGGGCCTTTCAACGAATACGTTCACAGCGCTGGCGGCTTCCGGATCATCCGCTGAATCCGCTTCTTTCGTTGTTCTTATTGGTCAGCGCTATTTCCGTGGTTCTCGCTCTGATAAGCGGCCATTTTGTGTTGTCAGAAGTCTTTCTTCTGAAACTCAAGGATAACTGGAATATTTTTCGCGTTAATCCTTACTCCGATCTCGCTCCTTTGCACAGTCTGATCTACATGATGGAAGGAATGCTCTTTTTCTACATCACGATTGATGCGCTGGATACTTCAGAAAAAATTCAAAGAGCGGCCCGGATCATATTCTATTCTGCCGTTCTGGTATCGGTTCTAGGCATTCTTCAATACGCATTCAGATTCCAGTTGCTTGAATACTGGATCAAAGTGAATCCGAAAATTGTCCGCATTAATTCGACCTTTAGTGATCCCAATTCTCTTGCGACTTATCTCGCTACGATCGTTTGTTTTGCTGCGTTTGCGTATTGCTCCAGTCCTGTGGAGCGCGGACGTCCCGTCCACAATGCAGGCGGGACGCCTGCATTCCATAGATTTTCGAAGGAAGCTCTCCTTCACATCGTGCTGGTGGCCGTCGTTTTTCTGGCGCTGGTCTTTACTGTCTCTAGAGCCGGGATAGGCGCCGCTTTCCTTGCGCTATTTCTCCTTCCCGCGTTACTGAGGTGGGCCGGTATCGATGGATCGAAATATTTGCGTGGCCCAACCGCGTGGTTAGTGAAGCGTGGAGCGTACGTGTTAATGAGTGGGTTCGTGTTACTCGTGTTCACGGCGTTCGTTATCAATTATCAAAATCCAAAACCTGTTTCTCTCTTTCAAGTTGTGATGTACACATTCAACCCACAGATCACTTTCGACCGGATGTTGCAAGGAAGGATTACATTCTGGAAAGCTGCAATTGATCTATTTCGAGACTATCCGGTGTTTGGGTGCGGGGCGGGTGCGTTTACAAATGCATTGCGAAATGCTCCTTATTTTCAAACACAGCCGGAGAATGCACATAACTATTTTCTACAAATTCTTTCGGAAATCGGCCTTCCCGGTCTTATTTTATTCTGCGCGATACTGATACAAATCCTGCGTTACGCAATAAAAAAACTTCGCGCTTCGGATGTCCTGGATTTCCCGTTGATTTTTGGTTTGTTTGCTGGATTGATCGCATTTCTTCTAACCTGTTTTACGGGCCATCCACTGCTTCTTCTTAAGCTGCAGTTTGTTTTCTGGGGTTTTATCGGACCGCTGGTGATTCAACCCGGCTCAACACAACCGGTGCCTAGATTCTCTTGGGGCACACGGATTTTTATTTGCACAATCATCTTGGTGGCTGCTTTTCAGATTCGCTCAACACTTCAATCACGCAGAATCCCGGTTTATGAACACGGTTATCATGAATGGGAAAAGGATCAAGAAGGGAATAATTTTCGTTGGACAGGACGTGCGGCGATTTCAAAAATGGAGGTTCGTGGAGCAGTGCTTTCCATTTCTCTTCGCCAGCTCAACCCTGAAGCCGTGAAGAAATCAGCTGCCGTGAAAATATTCGTGAATAACGAGCTCGTCGATAATCTACATTTGTCAAGTTTTGAATGGAAAGAATTCAAATACTACTTACCTCATTTGATGAAAGGTAAATACGCTGTTTTACGGATCGAACCGGAAATCTGGTTTGTTCCTGATAAGCGTGAGTTGGGGATCGCAGTCGGTAATCTTGCTTGGATGTGCTCGCTTTCTGATCCGATCGGAGTTCATGAATTGGAGCAGGAAGGTACGGAAAGCCTTTACTGGACGCGGGGGCAGGCTTCGTTCCCGCTGCAGATTTCCGGAGAGATGATTTCCTTTCAGCTTTTGGCAAATCCGTCAGTTGAAAAGGAACCTGTAGAGGCCCTTTTTTACTGGAACGATACTTCCATTAAACGGATGATTTTGACCCGGGCACAATGGCAAAATGTCTCTGTGGGTATTCCTGAAGGCGAACGGGAGGGCATTTTCACAATCCGCGTTTTACGGACTACAAATCCAAAAAGAATGAGATTGGGCGCCGACGCTCGAGACCTGGGTGTTCGATTGAGCTGGCCTTTGCAATCCGGAGGTAAACCGGTCATTCTGCAAGAGAATCCAACCGGTCTACTGACGCACGCCGAGATCTACGGTATTAGTAACAACAGAAATCATCCGTTCCAGTTGGTTTCTTATCCTATCCAATCATCCAGCTCAAAAATGCAGATACGAAGTTGCGGAGTTGTGCTGCGGCCCGAACCAGCCTTGCTTGATTCTGTTTCTCCACGAGAAGGGAATTGGATTCGTATTTTTCCGAAATCAGGAGCCCCGAAGCACGTAAACGTTTCGATTCATGTGATAAAAAACGTTCACCTTCCTCCTGGACCGGTTGTGATCCGCATGACTGCAATGGGGAACATTGCAGCGGGCGAGGTACCGGTGGCCAGTTTGCGCATCAATGATCGCGAAGTCGCAAGACAACCGGTTCCTTATGAGGATTGGAAGGACTACTATTTTTCTGTTTTATGGCCAAAGAAAGGGAAGAGATTGACCCTTGAATTCGTGAACGATTATTATGAGGCTCGTCAATGGATGGACAGAAATCTCATCATTAAAGAAATTGTTGCTGCAGCAGCGAAGCAGGAACCACGCGAGTTGAAGCCAGGCTGGCAATTGTTGCCGGGCTGGGTTCTGCTTGCTGAACCTGTGGGGATGAATCTTCCGTTTTCTCCTCTAGACAATTGCTATAGCATTTCGTCAAAATGAACCTTTCCGCCGGTAGAATCGAAGAGCAGCAACAAACCGGCGAATCGCGCCGGTCCTTTTCATTGCGCTGGGCAAAAAATTCCATCTTTTACTTCGCCTCTCAACTTGCAGGCAAAGGACTCTTCTTTCTCACAACCGTTTACCTGGCACGCCTTCTCGGCGCTTCAGAATATGGAAAATTTGCGTTCGCTTTCGGTTTTGTAACGTTGTTTTCAGTGATTACAAAATTTGGTCTTGATCTGCTGACTTCGCGGGATGTTGGAGAAAATCCGCAGCTTGCTGCTCAATATTTTACGGCCTCTCTCACACTTCGCACCTTGCTCTCCTTTGTCTTTCTTTTTCTGATGCTGATCGGAATTCTGATTTTCAATAAGGAATCGGAGGTCAACCGGCTGATTCTCCTGCTGGCAATCAGTGCCGCATTGCAGTCGATTGCAGGAGCCAGCACCTCTCTGTTTGAAGCGCTCCAATCCTTTGTGTACCGTTCCATTCTGAATGTTCTCATGTACGGTGTCATTTTCCTGGCGTTGCTCGCAGCCACAACCTCGAATCCCGCTCTGGATTCTGTGGGACCGGCGTTTTTGATCGGAACGGTCTTGTACTGTGTTACTGCTCTCAGTCTTTGTCATTTTAAAGTTGCGCGGTTGAGTCTGCCGCGAGATATGAAATTCCTCTGGAGGCTCTTCAAGCTGGCCCTTCCGTTGGGTCTCACTGAGATCTTCATCGGAATCTACTATCGTGTGGACACAGTATTGCTGTCGCTATTTACAACAGATGAGATTGTGGGATGGTACGATGCAGCATACACATTTGTTTATGGACTAAGATTGTTGCCCGTCACAGCCGGGATGGTGTTGCTGCCCGGATTGTCCAACCTGTATTCAAAAGAACCGCAAAAAGCCGCAGGAATCTACCGGCTCACGATGTACTATAGCATCGCGTTCGGCCTGTGGATTACTTTCTTGATCGCTATGAACTCGACTCAGCTGGTCTCGCTCGTTTTCGGCCCAGGATTCGCTGCCTCCTCCAGCGTGCTGAGCTTGCTGATCTGGACGTGCGTGATCATGTTCGCAAACGCCTTTCAGGGGATCCTGCTTGTGGTTACTCAGCAACGCGCGGCTTTATTCCGCGCAACAGCTCTGGGCGCAATTTCGAATATTGTTTTGAATCTAATACTCATTCCTGCATGGGACATGTATGGCGCAAGCGTGGCCACGGTTCTATCCGAATTCTGCGTCTTCCTTGTTTGTGCGGGTTACTTGAGACGATTCGTGAGCGTTACCTCTTTCCTCCGATTTATTTTTGCGCCTTTGCTTGGAGTTCTGCTAATGGCTACACTCTGGTTTTACTTCGGTAAAACGAATTTTCTACTCGCTTCGCTCCTTTGCACGTTGGGATACTTCGGCGTGTTTCTTGCGCTGAGGAGATTCGGACTAAACGAAGTGATGCGGGCGACCCGCTAGCAGAGTTAGTCAGTCCTCGGACGTTTTCATTTTGGCTGCCGCTAGTTGGGGCTACTCAACGGAAGCCATCGTAATGCCCAGGATCGGGCTTTTCCGACCTGAATAAAGAGCCGAATGAGATTCCAGTGGGACGCCGAATTCTCAGAAATCCATAACAGGAGACAAAGAAATACGCTTCGGTTGTGAATTACACAGCTCACTCTCCGACACCCTGAGCAAATATTAGATCGGAACACAGGAACTGGAGTTTGCACAAGATTATCGTAATTTGTATAATTTTGATCAGACTCGAAGGAGTTCTTATGTCCCAGAAAGCCGAAAAAATCCTTTCTGAAGCTATCGAATTGCCGCCGATTGAACGTGCCGAGTTGATTGAGCAACTGCTGTCCAGTTTCGAGTTTCCGTCGAGGAAGTCGATTGATGATCTGTGGGCAGCTGAGGTTGAAGATCGTATTGACGCGTACGAAAAAGGACAACTTCTTTCAATTCCCGCCAAGCAAGTTTTTGACAGGATCAACAAAAAATAATTCCTGTGGAACTCGAGTTTCTCTGGATAGCTGAGACTGAATTCGCAGAGGCCGTGGACTATTACAAGGCTCAATGATTTCAGAAACTTCGTTGGCCGTTTGTAACGCCGCGTCTCGCCGGCAGAGCTAATTTGACGTTGAGTGAAAGCCCGAAGGTTAGGGATTTTGAACACGGGATTTCCAGGAGTTCGGGTCTTTGCGAAGATGCATAATAGCGACAACAAGGATTTTCTCGTCGCGAATTTGATAGATGTAACTAGGGAGATGAAAACAAAACGGAAATTGATGCAAAATTCAATAATTTATTCCTTATCTCCATATCGCGTTGTTTATCTCCCT
This window harbors:
- a CDS encoding O-antigen ligase family protein; protein product: MALLVLLGSGFFLASVAMLDQTILQLVLMLLFVSAGFLVRYRLFTAYLVFIFLYPLLPSQFQYLFKLDLVEFLFLSLAFWWAFQRIRSQRWRLPDHPLNPLLSLFLLVSAISVVLALISGHFVLSEVFLLKLKDNWNIFRVNPYSDLAPLHSLIYMMEGMLFFYITIDALDTSEKIQRAARIIFYSAVLVSVLGILQYAFRFQLLEYWIKVNPKIVRINSTFSDPNSLATYLATIVCFAAFAYCSSPVERGRPVHNAGGTPAFHRFSKEALLHIVLVAVVFLALVFTVSRAGIGAAFLALFLLPALLRWAGIDGSKYLRGPTAWLVKRGAYVLMSGFVLLVFTAFVINYQNPKPVSLFQVVMYTFNPQITFDRMLQGRITFWKAAIDLFRDYPVFGCGAGAFTNALRNAPYFQTQPENAHNYFLQILSEIGLPGLILFCAILIQILRYAIKKLRASDVLDFPLIFGLFAGLIAFLLTCFTGHPLLLLKLQFVFWGFIGPLVIQPGSTQPVPRFSWGTRIFICTIILVAAFQIRSTLQSRRIPVYEHGYHEWEKDQEGNNFRWTGRAAISKMEVRGAVLSISLRQLNPEAVKKSAAVKIFVNNELVDNLHLSSFEWKEFKYYLPHLMKGKYAVLRIEPEIWFVPDKRELGIAVGNLAWMCSLSDPIGVHELEQEGTESLYWTRGQASFPLQISGEMISFQLLANPSVEKEPVEALFYWNDTSIKRMILTRAQWQNVSVGIPEGEREGIFTIRVLRTTNPKRMRLGADARDLGVRLSWPLQSGGKPVILQENPTGLLTHAEIYGISNNRNHPFQLVSYPIQSSSSKMQIRSCGVVLRPEPALLDSVSPREGNWIRIFPKSGAPKHVNVSIHVIKNVHLPPGPVVIRMTAMGNIAAGEVPVASLRINDREVARQPVPYEDWKDYYFSVLWPKKGKRLTLEFVNDYYEARQWMDRNLIIKEIVAAAAKQEPRELKPGWQLLPGWVLLAEPVGMNLPFSPLDNCYSISSK
- a CDS encoding flippase → MNLSAGRIEEQQQTGESRRSFSLRWAKNSIFYFASQLAGKGLFFLTTVYLARLLGASEYGKFAFAFGFVTLFSVITKFGLDLLTSRDVGENPQLAAQYFTASLTLRTLLSFVFLFLMLIGILIFNKESEVNRLILLLAISAALQSIAGASTSLFEALQSFVYRSILNVLMYGVIFLALLAATTSNPALDSVGPAFLIGTVLYCVTALSLCHFKVARLSLPRDMKFLWRLFKLALPLGLTEIFIGIYYRVDTVLLSLFTTDEIVGWYDAAYTFVYGLRLLPVTAGMVLLPGLSNLYSKEPQKAAGIYRLTMYYSIAFGLWITFLIAMNSTQLVSLVFGPGFAASSSVLSLLIWTCVIMFANAFQGILLVVTQQRAALFRATALGAISNIVLNLILIPAWDMYGASVATVLSEFCVFLVCAGYLRRFVSVTSFLRFIFAPLLGVLLMATLWFYFGKTNFLLASLLCTLGYFGVFLALRRFGLNEVMRATR
- a CDS encoding addiction module protein, giving the protein MSQKAEKILSEAIELPPIERAELIEQLLSSFEFPSRKSIDDLWAAEVEDRIDAYEKGQLLSIPAKQVFDRINKK